A single Mus caroli chromosome 15, CAROLI_EIJ_v1.1, whole genome shotgun sequence DNA region contains:
- the LOC110310696 gene encoding aquaporin-2 isoform X2, whose protein sequence is MWELRSIAFSRAVLAEFLATLLFVFFGLGSALQWASSPPSVLQIAVAFGLGIGTLVQALGHVSGAHINPAVTVACLVGCHVSFLRAAFYVAAQLLGAVAGAAILHEITPVEIRGDLAVNALHNNATAGQAVTVELFLTMQLVLCIFASTDERRSDNLGSPALSIGFSVTLGHLLGIYFTGCSMNPARSLAPAVVTGLLDRTPGGRHHRFPPLQLPAVPLDQEPAGAPGGAQGPGAGH, encoded by the exons ATGTGGGAACTCCGGTCCATAGCGTTCTCCCGAGCGGTGCTGGCCGAGTTCCTGGCCACGCTCCTTTTCGTCTTCTTCGGCCTTGGCTCAGCCCTCCAGTGGGCCAGCTCCCCACCCTCTGTGCTCCAGATCGCCGTGGCCTTTGGTCTGGGCATTGGCACCCTGGTTCAGGCTCTAGGCCATGTCAGCGGGGCCCACATCAACCCTGCTGTGACTGTGGCATGCCTGGTGGGTTGCCATGTCTCCTTCCTTCGAGCTGCCTTCTATGTGGCTGCCCAGCTGCTGGGGGCCGTGGCCGGGGCCGCCATCCTCCATGAGATTACCCCTGTAGAAATCCGCGGGGACCTGGCTGTCAATGCT ctccacaacAATGCAACAGCCGGCCAGGCGGTGACTGTGGAGCTCTTCCTGACCATGCAGCTGGTGCTGTGCATCTTTGCCTCCACCGATGAGCGCCGCAGTGACAACCTGGGTAGCCCTGCTCTCTCCATTGGTTTCTCTGTTACCCTGGGCCACCTCCTTGGG ATATATTTCACCGGCTGCTCCATGAATCCAGCCCGCTCCCTGGCTCCAGCAGTTGTCACTG gtctTCTGGATCGGACCCCTGGTGGGCGCCATCATCGGTTCCCTCCTCTACAACTACCTGCTGTTCCCCTCGACCAAGAGCCTGCAGGAGCGCCTGGCGGTGCTCAAGGGCCTGGAGCCGGACACTGA
- the Aqp6 gene encoding aquaporin-6, translating into MEPGLCSKAYLLVGGLWTAISKALFAEFLATGLYVFFGVGSVLPWPVALPSVLQIAITFNLATATAVQISWKTSGAHANPAVTLAYLVGSHISLPRAMAYIAAQLAGATAGAALLYGVTPGGVRETLGVNVIHNSTSTGQAVAVELVLTLQLVLCVFASMDGRQTLASPAAMIGTSVALGHLIGIYFTGCSMNPARSFGPAVIVGKFAVHWIFWVGPLTGAVLASLIYNFILFPDTKTVAQRLAILVGTTKVEKVVDLEPQKKESQTNSEDTEADLPFSMPPNPSTPIRLACEIAGT; encoded by the exons ATGGAGCCAGGGCTGTGTAGCAAGGCTTACCTTCTGGTTGGCGGGCTTTGGACCGCCATTAGCAAGGCGCTTTTTGCTGAGTTCCTGGCCACGGGGCTGTACGTTTTCTTTGGTGTGGGCTCTGTTCTGCCCTGGCCTGTGGCGCTTCCCTCTGTGCTCCAGATTGCCATCACCTTCAATCTGGCCACAGCCACAGCCGTGCAGATCTCCTGGAAGACCAGTGGGGCCCACGCCAACCCTGCTGTGACCCTGGCCTACCTCGTGGGATCCCATATCTCTCTGCCTCGGGCTATGGCCTATATCGCTGCGCAGCTGGCTGGGGCCACAGCTGGGGCTGCTCTTCTTTACGGGGTAACTCCAGGAGGTGTTCGAGAGACCCTGGGGGTCAACGTG ATCCACAACAGCACATCAACTGGCCAGGCGGTGGCTGTGGAGCTGGTTCTGACGCTGCAGCTGGTGCTCTGTGTCTTTGCTTCCATGGATGGCCGGCAGACCTTGGCATCCCCAGCTGCCATGATTGGGACCTCTGTGGCACTGGGCCACCTCATCGGG ATCTACTTCACTGGCTGTTCCATGAACCCAGCTCGCTCCTTCGGCCCTGCCGTCATTGTTGGGAAGTTCGCAGTCCATTGG ATCTTCTGGGTAGGACCGCTCACAGGGGCTGTCCTGGCTTCGCTGATCTACAACTTTATCTTGTTCCCTGACACCAAGACTGTAGCCCAGCGACTGGCCATCCTTGTGGGCACCACAAAGGTGGAGAAAGTAGTAGACCTGGAGCcccagaagaaagaatctcagacaAACTCTGAGGACACAGAA GCTGACCTTCCATTCAGTATGCCTCccaacccctccacccccatccgcTTGGCCTGTGAAATAGCTGGGACTTAG
- the LOC110310761 gene encoding aquaporin-5: protein MRATQTAGPVYTAAWVTWPGRVRRCAAGGPGVRGAGGCERAPARLAPCALHWPLGAGAAPGPPALCPPRGARPLYSAPLPGPRQAACHGVGTARRAEPRRQTPAAAAAAPTAAPRRSRCHRAPKATMKKEVCSVAFFKAVLAEFLATLIFVFFGLGSALKWPSALPTILQISIAFGLAIGTLAQALGPVSGGHINPAITLALLIGNQISLLRAIFYVAAQLVGAIAGAGILYWLAPGNARGNLAVNALSNNTTPGKAMVVELILTFQLALCIFSSTDSRRTSPVGSPALSIGLSVTLGHLVGIYFTGCSMNPARSFGPAVVMNRFSPSHWVFWVGPIMGAVLAAILYFYLLFPSSLSFHDRVAVVKGTYEPEEDWEDHREERKKTIELTAH from the exons ATGCGCGCGACCCAGACCGCGGGGCCAGTCTACACTGCCGCGTGGGTCACGTGGCCCGGGCGGGTCCGCCGCTGTGCGGCCGGGGGGCCGGGGGTGCGCGGGGCGGGGGGCTGCGAGCGCGCGCCCGCCAGGCTCGCTCCCTGCGCGCTGCACTGGCCTCTGGGCGCGGGAGCCGCCCCCGGCCCCCCCGCGCTCTGCCCGCCGCGGGGCGCGCGCCCTCTATATAGCGCGCCCCTGCCCGGTCCGCGCCAGGCCGCCTGCCACGGAGTGGGCACCGCACGGCGCGCAGAGCCCCGCAGACAGACgcccgccgctgccgccgctgccCCGACGGCCGCCCCGCGACGCAGCCGCTGCCACCGGGCCCCCAAGGCCACCATGAAGAAGGAGGTGTGCTCAGTTGCCTTCTTTAAGGCCGTGTTAGCAGAGTTCCTGGCCACCCTCATCTTCGTCTTCTTTGGCCTGGGCTCGGCACTCAAGTGGCCCTCGGCGCTGCCCACCATTCTGCAGATCTCCATAGCCTTTGGCCTGGCCATAGGTACCTTGGCCCAAGCCCTGGGACCTGTGAGTGGTGGCCACATCAATCCAGCCATTACTCTGGCCCTCTTAATAGGCAACCAGATCTCTCTGCTCCGAGCCATCTTCTACGTGGCAGCCCAGCTGGTGGGTGCCATTGCTGGAGCAGGCATCCTGTACTGGTTGGCGCCAGGCAATGCCCGGGGTAACCTGGCCGTCAATGCG CTCAGCAACAACACAACACCAGGCAAGGCCATGGTGGTGGAGTTAATCTTGACTTTCCAGCTGGCCCTCTGCATCTTCTCCTCCACGGACTCCCGCCGCACCAGCCCGGTGGGCTCCCCAGCCCTATCCATTGGCTTGTCGGTCACACTGGGCCATCTTGTGGGG ATCTACTTCACTGGCTGTTCCATGAACCCAGCCCGATCTTTCGGCCCTGCGGTGGTCATGAATCGGTTCAGCCCCTCTCACTGG GTCTTCTGGGTAGGACCGATCATGGGCGCCGTCCTGGCTGCAATCCTCTACTTCTACTTGCTTTTCCCCTCCTCGCTGAGCTTCCACGACCGTGTGGCTGTGGTCAAAGGCACATATGAGCCGGAGGAGGACTGGGAAGATCATCGAGAGGAGCGGAAGAAGACCATCGAGCTGACGGCACACTGA
- the LOC110310696 gene encoding aquaporin-2 isoform X1 has translation MWELRSIAFSRAVLAEFLATLLFVFFGLGSALQWASSPPSVLQIAVAFGLGIGTLVQALGHVSGAHINPAVTVACLVGCHVSFLRAAFYVAAQLLGAVAGAAILHEITPVEIRGDLAVNALHNNATAGQAVTVELFLTMQLVLCIFASTDERRSDNLGSPALSIGFSVTLGHLLGIYFTGCSMNPARSLAPAVVTGKFDDHWVFWIGPLVGAIIGSLLYNYLLFPSTKSLQERLAVLKGLEPDTDWEEREVRRRQSVELHSPQSLPRGSKA, from the exons ATGTGGGAACTCCGGTCCATAGCGTTCTCCCGAGCGGTGCTGGCCGAGTTCCTGGCCACGCTCCTTTTCGTCTTCTTCGGCCTTGGCTCAGCCCTCCAGTGGGCCAGCTCCCCACCCTCTGTGCTCCAGATCGCCGTGGCCTTTGGTCTGGGCATTGGCACCCTGGTTCAGGCTCTAGGCCATGTCAGCGGGGCCCACATCAACCCTGCTGTGACTGTGGCATGCCTGGTGGGTTGCCATGTCTCCTTCCTTCGAGCTGCCTTCTATGTGGCTGCCCAGCTGCTGGGGGCCGTGGCCGGGGCCGCCATCCTCCATGAGATTACCCCTGTAGAAATCCGCGGGGACCTGGCTGTCAATGCT ctccacaacAATGCAACAGCCGGCCAGGCGGTGACTGTGGAGCTCTTCCTGACCATGCAGCTGGTGCTGTGCATCTTTGCCTCCACCGATGAGCGCCGCAGTGACAACCTGGGTAGCCCTGCTCTCTCCATTGGTTTCTCTGTTACCCTGGGCCACCTCCTTGGG ATATATTTCACCGGCTGCTCCATGAATCCAGCCCGCTCCCTGGCTCCAGCAGTTGTCACTGGCAAGTTTGATGATCACTGG gtctTCTGGATCGGACCCCTGGTGGGCGCCATCATCGGTTCCCTCCTCTACAACTACCTGCTGTTCCCCTCGACCAAGAGCCTGCAGGAGCGCCTGGCGGTGCTCAAGGGCCTGGAGCCGGACACTGACTGGGAGGAACGCGAAGTGCGGCGGCGGCAGTCGGTGGAGCTGCACTCTCCGCAGAGCCTGCCGCGCGGTAGCAAGGCCTGA